In Dehalococcoidia bacterium, one DNA window encodes the following:
- the hisI gene encoding phosphoribosyl-AMP cyclohydrolase, which yields MIDFAKGGGLVPVVIQDDETDEVLMLAYMNEEALRLTRETGQVWFYSRSRQELWHKGATSGSFLEVRRILVDCDDDALLIRVRALGPACHTGERTCFHRGLEEGPR from the coding sequence ATGATCGACTTCGCGAAGGGCGGCGGTCTTGTTCCCGTCGTTATCCAGGACGATGAGACGGACGAGGTGCTCATGCTCGCCTACATGAACGAGGAGGCCCTGCGCCTCACGCGCGAGACAGGACAGGTCTGGTTCTACAGCCGCAGCCGGCAGGAGCTGTGGCACAAGGGGGCAACGTCCGGCAGCTTCCTCGAGGTCCGCCGCATTCTCGTCGACTGCGATGACGACGCCCTGCTTATTCGCGTCCGCGCGCTCGGCCCCGCCTGCCACACGGGCGAGCGCACGTGCTTCCACCGCGGCCTCGAAGAGGGTCCACGGTAG
- a CDS encoding PaaI family thioesterase, with the protein MTETREGIFWDVVAGKLPSPAVLTLLDWRVLSAEPGCVRASFQGKPEFYNPIGFVQGGILAAMLDGVMGCAAVSLLAPDESITTLDMNTSYMRSVRDVTLIGEGRVVHRGGATVFMAGTLATENGELVATATATGRVVRVPANDERGQEERE; encoded by the coding sequence ATGACAGAAACAAGGGAAGGCATATTCTGGGACGTCGTGGCGGGCAAGCTGCCGTCTCCGGCTGTCCTCACCCTGCTCGACTGGCGGGTGCTCTCCGCGGAGCCGGGCTGCGTCCGCGCCTCCTTTCAGGGGAAGCCCGAATTCTACAACCCGATTGGGTTCGTCCAGGGCGGCATCCTGGCGGCGATGCTCGACGGCGTCATGGGCTGCGCCGCCGTCTCCCTCCTCGCCCCCGATGAGAGCATCACCACGCTCGACATGAACACCAGCTACATGCGCTCGGTGCGCGACGTAACGCTCATCGGCGAGGGACGCGTCGTCCACCGCGGCGGGGCCACCGTTTTCATGGCCGGCACGCTGGCGACCGAGAACGGCGAACTTGTCGCCACGGCTACGGCAACCGGCCGTGTCGTCAGAGTGCCGGCGAACGACGAGCGCGGGCAGGAGGAGCGGGAATGA
- the hisF gene encoding imidazole glycerol phosphate synthase subunit HisF, with product MLAKRIVPCLDVDRGRVVKGVSFVQLRDAGDPVELARFYSEQRADELVFLDITASAEERNTVYDMVRRTADHVFIPFTVGGGIRSEDDVRRLLESGADKVSLNTAAVAEPALVERCAHRFGSQCIVVAIDAKGIGDGRWEVYTHGGRKPTGIDAVAWAKRVVELGAGEILLTSMDTDGHLDGYDIPLTRAISEAVEVPVIASGGCGNPEHMYDAIVEGKADAVLAASIFHFGTYTIQQVKEYLAGRGIPVRL from the coding sequence ATGCTAGCCAAGCGCATAGTTCCCTGCCTCGACGTCGACCGCGGACGCGTCGTCAAAGGCGTGTCTTTTGTCCAGCTCCGCGACGCCGGCGACCCTGTCGAGCTCGCTCGCTTCTACAGCGAACAGCGGGCCGACGAGCTCGTATTCCTGGACATAACCGCTTCCGCCGAGGAGCGCAATACCGTCTACGACATGGTGCGTCGCACTGCCGACCACGTCTTCATTCCCTTCACTGTCGGCGGCGGCATTCGCAGCGAGGACGACGTGCGCCGTCTCCTCGAGTCCGGCGCCGATAAGGTGTCGCTGAACACCGCCGCCGTCGCCGAGCCGGCGCTTGTGGAGCGCTGCGCGCACCGTTTCGGCAGCCAGTGCATCGTCGTCGCCATCGACGCGAAGGGGATAGGGGACGGCCGCTGGGAGGTCTACACGCACGGCGGGCGCAAGCCCACGGGAATCGACGCCGTCGCCTGGGCGAAGCGAGTGGTCGAGTTGGGCGCGGGCGAGATCCTCCTCACCAGCATGGACACGGACGGCCACCTCGACGGGTACGACATTCCCCTCACGCGCGCCATCTCGGAAGCGGTCGAGGTGCCGGTCATTGCGTCCGGCGGCTGCGGCAACCCTGAGCACATGTACGACGCCATCGTCGAGGGTAAGGCCGACGCCGTTCTCGCCGCCAGCATCTTCCACTTCGGCACCTACACCATCCAGCAGGTGAAGGAGTACCTGGCCGGACGCGGAATACCGGTACGCCTGTAG
- the recA gene encoding recombinase RecA: MTSGDKGQALELAIGQIEKQFGRGAIMRLGEASAHLQIEAIPTGSISLDVALGIGGIPRGRVTEIFGPESAGKSTLAQHIIAEAQKLGGSAAYIDVEHALDPVYASACGINVADLLVSQPDTGEQALEITEALVRSNALDIVVLDSVAALVPRAEIEGDMGDSLPGLQARLMSQALRKLTAAISRSRTAVVFINQLREKVGIVFGNPEVTPGGRALKFYSSVRIDLRRIETLKQGQQVVGSRVRAKVVKNKVAPPFRTAEFDIMFAGKDQGISRTGDILDLAVDMEVVKKVGAFFNYGDVRLGQGRENAKDFLREHPEITDEIEKRIRSRIDSGAPAAPVVAAPPSAEPADPLE, translated from the coding sequence ATGACCAGCGGCGATAAGGGCCAGGCGTTGGAGCTGGCCATCGGACAGATCGAGAAGCAGTTTGGCCGCGGCGCTATCATGCGCCTGGGCGAGGCGTCGGCCCACCTTCAGATCGAGGCCATACCCACGGGCTCCATCTCGCTCGATGTTGCCCTCGGCATCGGCGGCATTCCCCGCGGCCGCGTCACCGAGATATTCGGGCCTGAGTCGGCGGGCAAGTCCACCCTGGCCCAGCACATCATTGCCGAGGCGCAGAAGCTGGGAGGGTCGGCCGCCTACATCGATGTGGAGCACGCGCTCGACCCCGTCTACGCCAGCGCCTGCGGGATAAACGTCGCCGACCTGCTGGTATCGCAGCCGGACACGGGCGAGCAGGCATTGGAGATTACGGAAGCGCTGGTCCGCAGCAACGCCCTCGATATCGTCGTGCTCGACAGCGTCGCCGCCCTGGTGCCGCGGGCCGAGATCGAGGGCGACATGGGCGATTCGCTGCCAGGGCTGCAGGCGCGTCTGATGTCGCAGGCGCTGCGCAAGCTTACCGCCGCCATCAGCCGCTCGCGCACCGCCGTCGTGTTCATCAACCAGTTGCGCGAGAAGGTGGGCATCGTCTTTGGCAACCCGGAGGTGACGCCGGGCGGCCGCGCCCTCAAGTTCTACAGCTCGGTGCGGATAGACCTGCGGCGGATCGAGACCCTCAAGCAGGGCCAGCAGGTCGTCGGCAGCCGCGTGCGGGCGAAGGTGGTGAAGAACAAGGTGGCGCCCCCGTTCCGCACGGCCGAGTTCGACATCATGTTCGCGGGCAAAGATCAGGGGATAAGCCGCACGGGCGACATCCTGGACCTGGCGGTGGACATGGAGGTGGTGAAGAAGGTGGGCGCCTTCTTCAACTATGGGGACGTGCGACTGGGGCAGGGACGCGAGAACGCGAAGGACTTCCTGCGCGAGCACCCGGAGATCACCGACGAGATCGAGAAGAGGATAAGGTCGCGCATCGATTCCGGCGCCCCTGCCGCGCCGGTCGTGGCGGCGCCGCCATCCGCGGAGCCCGCAGACCCGCTGGAGTAA
- a CDS encoding regulatory protein RecX, which produces MIITALERARRRNRFDVYVNGRFALALGVALAQEQGLHAGMEVTEQDLQALRKEDERRRAYEAALNLLSYRPRSERELRLRLRRRRFEPATIDETVERLKTLHYLDDAAFAEFWRESRDIVSPRSGRLIRSELLSKGVDSETATAAIEGLDDEDAAYRAARKRLSALAGESEEVFRRRLSGFLARRGFNYDVVRRTVDRCLREMDEGMA; this is translated from the coding sequence GTGATTATCACAGCGCTGGAACGGGCAAGACGGCGAAACCGCTTCGATGTCTACGTGAACGGCCGCTTCGCGCTCGCGCTGGGGGTCGCCCTCGCGCAGGAGCAGGGGCTGCACGCCGGCATGGAGGTGACGGAGCAGGACCTCCAGGCGCTCCGGAAAGAGGACGAGCGCCGCCGCGCCTACGAGGCTGCCCTCAACCTCCTCTCCTACCGTCCCCGCAGCGAAAGGGAGCTGCGGCTCCGCCTCCGCCGCCGCCGCTTCGAGCCGGCGACGATCGACGAGACGGTCGAGCGGCTGAAGACGCTGCATTACCTCGACGACGCCGCTTTCGCCGAGTTCTGGAGGGAGAGCCGCGACATCGTCAGCCCCCGTAGCGGCCGCCTAATCCGCAGCGAACTGCTGTCAAAAGGGGTGGACTCGGAGACCGCGACGGCGGCTATCGAAGGGCTCGACGACGAGGACGCCGCCTATCGCGCCGCCCGAAAGCGCTTGTCCGCGCTCGCCGGTGAAAGCGAGGAGGTCTTCCGGCGGCGGCTGAGCGGCTTTCTTGCCCGCCGCGGCTTCAACTACGACGTTGTGAGACGTACTGTGGACCGATGCCTTCGGGAAATGGACGAGGGGATGGCCTGA
- the rny gene encoding ribonuclease Y: MPEAIAIAVVGVVALAVGALVGYNLRLRISQRQIGAAERNAARILTEAQTREKEILLEAKEEAIRTRNQIEAELRERRSELQRAEQRLTQKEESLDRKIEALERREAGIIEQEQELEQARRALQELERQERAEIERVSNLTSQEARDILLAEIEKEAREDAIRRLRQVEAEVREEGDQRARELLVDAMHRLTTDVVAESTVSVVPIPSDDMKGRIIGREGRNIRALEAATGVDLIIDDTPDAVTLSGFDAVRREVARIALTRLVNDGRIHPSRIEEVVEKARQEVEADIKLAGEQAAIDAGCPGLHPELLKILGRLRYRTSYGQNQLKHAVECAVVAGIIAEEIKADVRVCRRAALLHDIGKALDHDVEGTHARIGADVARRYGLSQAVVHAIAAHHEEEEPRTVEAVIVQVADAVSGSRPGARRETLEHYIKRMETLEAVAREFKGVDKAFAIQAGREIRIIVKPEEIDDLESMRLARDISRKIEDTLEYPGQIKVTVVRETRATEYAR, from the coding sequence ATGCCCGAAGCCATCGCAATCGCCGTTGTCGGCGTTGTGGCGCTGGCGGTCGGGGCTCTCGTTGGATACAACCTACGGCTCAGGATCAGTCAGAGGCAGATTGGCGCGGCGGAGCGCAACGCTGCCCGCATCTTAACGGAGGCGCAGACAAGAGAAAAAGAGATCCTCCTTGAAGCCAAAGAGGAGGCCATCCGGACACGCAACCAGATCGAGGCCGAGTTACGGGAAAGACGGTCTGAGTTGCAACGCGCCGAGCAACGGCTTACTCAAAAAGAAGAGAGCTTAGACCGCAAGATTGAGGCGCTGGAGCGCCGTGAAGCGGGAATAATCGAGCAAGAACAAGAACTGGAGCAGGCCAGACGCGCCCTCCAGGAACTGGAACGGCAAGAGAGAGCGGAGATCGAGCGGGTCTCCAATCTGACCAGCCAGGAAGCGCGCGACATCCTCCTCGCCGAAATCGAGAAGGAGGCGCGTGAAGACGCCATCAGGCGCCTGCGCCAGGTCGAGGCGGAGGTACGCGAAGAAGGCGACCAGCGCGCCCGCGAACTGCTGGTCGATGCCATGCACCGGCTCACCACCGACGTGGTCGCTGAGTCGACCGTCAGCGTGGTGCCGATCCCCAGCGACGACATGAAGGGCCGGATCATCGGGCGCGAGGGCCGCAACATCCGCGCCCTCGAAGCCGCCACCGGCGTCGACCTTATCATCGACGATACTCCTGATGCCGTCACCCTATCCGGCTTCGACGCTGTGCGTCGCGAAGTGGCGCGCATCGCTCTTACGCGTCTGGTGAACGACGGACGAATCCACCCCAGCCGCATCGAGGAAGTGGTGGAGAAGGCCCGGCAAGAGGTCGAAGCCGACATTAAACTGGCGGGGGAGCAGGCTGCAATCGATGCAGGTTGCCCCGGCCTCCACCCGGAGCTGCTGAAGATTCTGGGACGCCTGCGCTACCGCACGAGCTACGGACAGAACCAGCTCAAGCACGCCGTAGAGTGCGCGGTGGTCGCGGGGATAATCGCTGAGGAGATAAAGGCGGACGTGCGGGTCTGCCGACGCGCCGCATTGCTGCACGACATCGGCAAGGCGCTCGACCACGACGTAGAGGGAACGCACGCGCGCATCGGCGCCGACGTTGCCCGCCGCTACGGACTCAGCCAGGCCGTCGTGCACGCCATCGCCGCCCACCACGAGGAAGAAGAGCCCCGCACGGTGGAAGCGGTGATAGTGCAGGTGGCCGACGCCGTGAGCGGCAGCCGCCCCGGCGCCCGCAGGGAAACGCTCGAGCATTACATCAAGCGGATGGAGACGCTCGAGGCCGTGGCGCGGGAGTTCAAGGGCGTCGACAAGGCGTTCGCGATCCAGGCCGGGCGCGAAATAAGGATCATCGTGAAGCCGGAAGAGATCGACGACCTCGAATCGATGCGGCTGGCACGCGACATCAGCCGCAAGATTGAGGACACGCTGGAGTATCCCGGCCAGATAAAGGTCACCGTCGTACGGGAGACCCGGGCAACGGAATACGCCCGCTAG
- a CDS encoding TIGR00282 family metallophosphoesterase: MNVLMVGDAVGRPGRRAIAALLPALRRELNIDFVIANGENAAGGRGLSVSAAQELIEAGVDVITSGNHIWDQKEIIPHLESELPIIRPLNYPPGLPGVGLIEHRGVTVINLQGRVFMTNIDCPFRKADKALAQMPPKSIVIVDMHAEATSEKVAMGWYLDGRVSAVLGTHTHVGTVDARILPKGTAYISDVGMVGAKDSVIGDEVEAVIRRFLTAMPVRLEVARRGGLIFNSVLVEIDEETALAERIERVDREIGDDK; the protein is encoded by the coding sequence TTGAACGTCCTGATGGTAGGCGACGCCGTGGGCAGGCCGGGACGGCGGGCCATTGCTGCGCTCTTGCCGGCGCTGCGCCGCGAGCTCAATATCGACTTCGTTATCGCCAACGGCGAGAACGCAGCCGGCGGTCGCGGCTTGAGCGTCTCCGCTGCTCAAGAACTGATAGAGGCGGGCGTCGACGTCATCACATCCGGCAACCACATATGGGACCAGAAGGAGATCATCCCCCATCTTGAATCGGAGCTTCCCATAATCCGTCCTCTCAACTACCCTCCCGGCCTTCCGGGAGTCGGCCTCATCGAACACCGTGGCGTGACCGTCATCAACCTGCAGGGCCGCGTCTTCATGACCAACATCGACTGCCCGTTTCGGAAGGCGGACAAGGCGCTGGCGCAAATGCCGCCGAAGTCAATTGTGATCGTCGATATGCACGCGGAAGCGACGAGCGAGAAGGTGGCAATGGGATGGTACCTGGACGGACGGGTCAGCGCAGTGCTCGGCACCCACACCCACGTCGGCACTGTAGACGCGCGCATCCTCCCCAAGGGCACGGCCTACATCTCGGACGTCGGCATGGTGGGGGCGAAGGACTCCGTCATCGGAGACGAGGTCGAGGCGGTCATCCGGCGCTTTTTGACCGCAATGCCCGTGCGGCTGGAGGTCGCGCGGCGAGGCGGGCTAATCTTCAACTCCGTCCTGGTCGAGATTGATGAGGAGACCGCTCTTGCCGAGAGGATAGAGCGCGTGGACAGGGAAATCGGAGATGACAAGTAG
- a CDS encoding PHP domain-containing protein produces the protein MTSRADFHTHTTASDGRLTPTELIDLAASRGVRTIAVTDHDSTEGLPGAEEAAAKHEGLVLVPGIEMSADIPGDEVHILGYFLNYADEEFQNTLTRLRNARRDRGRLMVEKLREMGIDVPWERVAAFAGEGAVGRPHVAQALLEKGYVSSFQEAFEKYIGRNGPAYVERLKLTPVEAVRMLVRVGGLPVLAHPSSLTDLDGLLEDLIGAGLAGIEVHYQDYDEATRARLARVAEKHGLLKLGGSDYHGLGTPRERLPGDIPLPEEDIEAFMQAARRLAAPHP, from the coding sequence ATGACAAGTAGGGCCGACTTTCACACCCACACCACGGCCTCGGACGGACGCCTCACCCCAACCGAACTCATCGACCTCGCCGCCAGCCGCGGCGTCCGCACAATTGCCGTCACCGATCACGATTCCACGGAGGGTCTCCCGGGGGCCGAAGAGGCCGCCGCGAAGCACGAAGGCCTCGTCCTTGTGCCGGGTATCGAGATGAGCGCCGATATCCCCGGCGATGAGGTGCACATCCTGGGGTACTTCCTGAACTACGCGGACGAGGAGTTCCAGAACACGCTGACCAGGCTGCGAAACGCCCGCCGCGACCGCGGACGCCTCATGGTGGAGAAGCTGCGCGAAATGGGGATCGACGTGCCGTGGGAGCGCGTGGCGGCGTTCGCCGGCGAGGGCGCGGTCGGCCGGCCACACGTGGCGCAGGCGCTGCTCGAGAAGGGCTACGTCTCGTCGTTTCAAGAGGCGTTCGAAAAGTACATCGGCCGCAACGGACCGGCCTATGTGGAAAGACTGAAGCTGACGCCCGTAGAGGCGGTAAGGATGCTGGTGCGGGTCGGCGGGTTGCCCGTGCTGGCGCACCCCTCTTCGCTAACCGATCTAGACGGCTTGCTGGAGGATCTGATAGGCGCCGGCCTGGCGGGCATAGAGGTGCACTACCAGGACTACGACGAGGCGACCAGAGCGCGACTGGCGCGGGTCGCGGAGAAGCACGGGCTCCTCAAGCTCGGCGGTAGCGATTACCACGGACTCGGTACCCCCCGCGAGCGGCTGCCCGGCGACATACCCCTTCCCGAGGAAGACATCGAGGCCTTCATGCAGGCGGCGCGTCGACTGGCCGCCCCCCACCCGTGA
- a CDS encoding 4Fe-4S ferredoxin yields the protein MIIREELCTGCLDCLPYCPMSAIVHDEATGLAKIVEDECVECGVCYRARVCATDAVFPQPLEWPRTLRMEFSDPSSPYLSPVFEHRTIARFQRDLRGMDRRRLLDREGEELTISGRGTIEMKMNDVMGRYKRGQAGVAAEIGRPGVGARFRDVEKVARALTTAGVKFEPDNPLTDLMTDVRTGALLPEILNEKVLSCIIEFTVPLASLPRVLSALRDVSSQIDTVFAVDLISVVEEDGSVPTVPVVEAMGLTPSIAGKTNVGLGRPLAPLD from the coding sequence ATGATCATCAGGGAAGAGCTCTGCACCGGCTGCCTCGACTGTCTTCCTTACTGCCCCATGTCGGCCATCGTGCACGACGAGGCGACCGGCCTGGCGAAGATCGTGGAAGACGAGTGCGTCGAGTGCGGCGTCTGTTACCGCGCCCGCGTCTGCGCCACCGACGCCGTCTTCCCGCAGCCGCTGGAGTGGCCGCGCACCCTGCGCATGGAGTTCAGCGACCCCTCGTCGCCCTATCTGTCGCCCGTCTTTGAGCATCGTACCATCGCCCGCTTCCAGCGCGACCTCCGGGGTATGGATCGGCGCCGCCTGCTCGACCGCGAGGGCGAAGAGTTGACGATAAGCGGCCGCGGCACCATCGAAATGAAGATGAACGACGTCATGGGCCGCTACAAGCGCGGCCAGGCGGGCGTCGCCGCCGAAATCGGCCGGCCGGGCGTGGGCGCGCGCTTCCGCGACGTCGAGAAGGTGGCGCGAGCGCTGACGACCGCGGGTGTCAAGTTCGAGCCCGACAACCCACTGACCGACCTCATGACAGACGTCCGGACGGGCGCTCTCCTTCCCGAGATACTGAACGAAAAGGTGCTCTCCTGCATCATCGAGTTCACGGTGCCGCTGGCGTCGCTGCCGCGCGTCCTCTCGGCGCTGCGGGACGTGTCGTCCCAGATCGACACTGTCTTTGCCGTCGACCTCATCTCTGTGGTCGAGGAAGACGGGTCGGTGCCCACCGTCCCGGTCGTCGAGGCGATGGGGCTGACGCCGTCGATCGCGGGCAAGACGAACGTGGGGCTGGGCCGTCCTCTCGCCCCGCTCGACTGA
- a CDS encoding isocitrate/isopropylmalate family dehydrogenase codes for MHEQEIERAKAHLEAIIREQIERVQRMKDQEEWTDYSTLRPLVIGVCGGDGIGPYISEQTQRVLENLLRAELNSGKIVFRVIEGLTIENRAARLQAIPDEVLDELQQCHVILKGPTTTPRAGDPWPNIESANVAMRRALDLFANVRPVSIPSQGIDWVFFRENTEGSYVLGSRGIHVTPDIAIDFTVATLQGSERIIRLAFDYARKHGINRLTVVTKANVIKTTDGRFLDMARIVAQDYPEVEWDDWYIDIIPAKLVDPKRRAAFRVFVLPNLYGDILTDEAAELKGGVGTAGSANIGKHYAMFEAIHGSAPRMVEEGRAHYADPSGLIRAGAMLLSHIGFVDRSKRLEMALDVCDSFEKKLVITGRPTGVTGAEFTDYLLDTLRESDLEKRWQDYQEQAKAGLLSLRPSLLETGR; via the coding sequence ATGCACGAACAAGAGATCGAGCGAGCAAAAGCACACCTGGAAGCGATCATCAGAGAGCAGATCGAGCGCGTGCAGAGGATGAAGGACCAGGAGGAGTGGACCGACTACTCCACCCTGCGGCCCCTCGTCATCGGCGTGTGCGGCGGCGACGGGATCGGGCCTTACATCTCGGAGCAAACGCAACGCGTCCTCGAAAACCTCCTCCGCGCCGAGCTGAACAGCGGCAAGATAGTCTTCAGAGTCATCGAAGGGCTCACCATCGAGAACCGCGCTGCCCGCCTCCAGGCCATCCCTGATGAGGTGCTCGACGAGCTCCAGCAGTGCCACGTCATCCTCAAAGGCCCGACGACGACGCCTCGCGCCGGCGACCCCTGGCCCAACATCGAAAGCGCTAACGTCGCAATGCGCCGCGCCCTCGACCTCTTCGCCAACGTGCGGCCCGTTTCCATCCCCTCGCAGGGAATCGACTGGGTCTTCTTCCGCGAGAACACTGAGGGCTCGTACGTCCTCGGCAGCCGCGGCATTCACGTCACCCCCGACATCGCCATCGATTTCACCGTCGCCACCCTTCAGGGGAGCGAGCGCATCATCCGCCTGGCGTTTGACTACGCGCGCAAGCACGGCATCAACCGCCTGACCGTCGTCACCAAGGCCAACGTGATAAAGACGACCGACGGCCGCTTCCTCGACATGGCGCGCATAGTGGCGCAGGACTACCCGGAGGTGGAGTGGGACGACTGGTATATTGACATAATACCGGCTAAGCTCGTCGATCCGAAGCGGCGCGCCGCCTTCCGCGTCTTCGTGCTGCCCAATCTCTACGGCGACATCCTCACCGACGAGGCCGCCGAGCTTAAGGGCGGCGTGGGCACGGCCGGCAGCGCCAACATCGGCAAGCACTACGCAATGTTCGAGGCCATTCACGGCAGCGCGCCCCGCATGGTAGAGGAAGGGCGCGCCCACTACGCCGACCCCAGCGGTCTCATCCGCGCCGGCGCCATGCTGCTGAGCCACATCGGTTTCGTCGATAGAAGTAAGCGGCTGGAGATGGCGCTCGACGTCTGCGACAGCTTCGAAAAGAAGCTCGTCATTACCGGCCGCCCGACGGGCGTGACCGGCGCCGAGTTCACCGACTACCTTCTCGACACCCTGCGCGAGTCCGATCTCGAGAAGAGGTGGCAGGACTACCAGGAGCAGGCAAAGGCCGGCCTCCTCTCGCTCCGGCCCTCGCTCCTCGAGACCGGGCGCTGA
- the pabB gene encoding aminodeoxychorismate synthase component I has translation MTTAPIGYTITSDAVAEACREPYGFWLDSALVHPLLGRVSIYGRRPYLVVRAKGRAVEVERGGAVSRWEANPFEALRRLLRESPPPPGGGVVGYFGYDLNKQIERLPNTARDDLQIPDLYLAFYEEITRYDCRLTSPPPDGRPGTAGGAPRFQALGSTFTRKGYCDAVERALEYIRAGDIYQVNLSQRFHAPLPCEPFDLYLRLREVNPAPFAAYLNFPDLQVLSASPERFLRFDPATRAVQTRPIKGTRPRGATPEQDAALARELVNSEKDMAENVMIVDVERNDLGRVAEIGSVRVPHLAALEEFATVFHLTTTVEARLRPECDAVDLLLATFPSGSITGAPKIRAMEIIDELEPISRGVYTGAIGWIGGDGSLDLNIVIRTMVVKDGVAYFNAGGGIVADSDPETEYEETLHKARALAQAVLSAE, from the coding sequence ATGACCACAGCCCCAATAGGTTACACCATCACCAGCGACGCCGTCGCCGAGGCCTGCCGCGAGCCCTACGGCTTCTGGCTCGATAGCGCCCTCGTCCACCCTCTCCTCGGACGTGTTTCGATTTACGGGCGGCGGCCCTACCTCGTCGTTCGCGCGAAGGGGCGCGCCGTTGAAGTGGAACGCGGGGGCGCCGTCTCGCGATGGGAGGCGAACCCATTCGAGGCGCTGCGCCGGCTGCTTCGCGAGAGCCCACCTCCACCCGGCGGCGGCGTGGTCGGCTACTTCGGCTACGACCTCAATAAGCAGATCGAGCGCCTGCCCAACACAGCGCGGGACGACCTGCAGATCCCCGACCTTTACCTCGCCTTCTATGAGGAGATCACACGGTACGACTGCCGCCTCACGTCGCCGCCCCCCGACGGACGGCCCGGCACCGCAGGCGGCGCGCCGCGCTTCCAGGCGCTGGGATCGACGTTTACTCGCAAGGGCTACTGCGACGCCGTCGAACGCGCCCTCGAATACATCCGCGCGGGCGACATCTACCAGGTGAACCTGTCGCAGCGCTTCCACGCCCCGCTGCCCTGCGAGCCGTTCGACCTCTATCTGCGCCTGCGCGAGGTCAACCCGGCGCCCTTCGCCGCCTACCTCAACTTCCCCGACCTGCAGGTGCTCAGCGCCTCGCCGGAACGGTTCCTCCGCTTCGACCCGGCGACCCGGGCGGTGCAGACGCGCCCCATCAAGGGGACGCGCCCCCGCGGGGCCACGCCCGAGCAAGACGCCGCCCTCGCGCGCGAGCTCGTGAACAGCGAGAAGGACATGGCCGAGAACGTCATGATCGTCGACGTGGAGCGCAACGACCTCGGCCGCGTCGCCGAGATTGGGTCGGTGCGCGTGCCCCACCTGGCGGCGCTCGAGGAGTTCGCGACCGTCTTTCACCTGACGACAACGGTCGAGGCGCGCCTGCGCCCCGAGTGCGACGCCGTCGACCTCCTGCTCGCGACGTTCCCCAGCGGCTCGATCACCGGCGCGCCCAAGATCCGCGCCATGGAGATCATCGACGAGCTGGAGCCCATCAGCCGGGGCGTCTATACCGGCGCCATCGGCTGGATCGGCGGCGACGGCTCGCTCGACCTGAACATCGTCATCAGGACGATGGTGGTGAAGGACGGCGTGGCGTACTTCAATGCCGGCGGCGGGATCGTCGCCGACTCCGACCCGGAGACGGAGTACGAGGAGACGCTGCACAAGGCGCGGGCGCTGGCGCAGGCCGTGCTGTCGGCGGAGTAG
- a CDS encoding aminotransferase class IV produces the protein MSEAVVWAFDRGLLHGYGLFETMRSYGGRVFRLEQHYRRLTEGASTIRLELPLSLEELRSAIDALLERNVLPDARIRLTVTAGPVPEAGEARPTIMLFATPLTDYPPELYERGMSAVTSAIRRNEMSPLSGVKSLNYLDNLLAREEALRRGADHAILLNTRGLVAEGSSSNVFVVDGETLLTPDLASGALPGITRAVVIEIAPQAGLAVRETRMAPETLSGAEEAFLTGSVMGVMPLTRLDGAPIGSGRPGPKTALLRRLYSDLVERETAQ, from the coding sequence ATGTCTGAAGCGGTAGTGTGGGCATTCGACCGCGGGCTGCTGCACGGCTACGGGCTTTTCGAGACCATGCGCTCTTACGGCGGCCGCGTCTTCCGCCTCGAGCAGCACTACCGCCGTCTCACCGAGGGCGCGTCGACCATCCGCCTTGAGCTTCCGCTGTCGCTCGAAGAGTTGCGTTCGGCAATCGACGCTCTGCTGGAGCGCAACGTCCTGCCCGACGCCCGCATCCGTCTGACCGTGACCGCAGGGCCTGTCCCGGAAGCAGGAGAGGCGCGTCCGACGATCATGCTGTTCGCGACGCCGCTCACCGATTATCCGCCGGAGCTTTACGAACGGGGCATGTCGGCGGTGACGAGCGCGATCCGCCGCAACGAGATGTCGCCGCTGAGCGGGGTGAAGTCGCTGAACTATCTCGACAACCTGCTGGCGCGCGAGGAGGCGCTCCGTCGCGGCGCCGACCACGCGATACTGCTCAACACGCGGGGACTCGTGGCCGAAGGCAGTTCCAGCAACGTCTTCGTCGTGGACGGCGAGACGCTGCTGACGCCCGACCTTGCGTCGGGGGCGCTGCCGGGGATAACGCGGGCGGTCGTGATCGAGATCGCGCCGCAGGCAGGGCTGGCGGTGCGGGAGACCCGGATGGCGCCGGAGACGCTATCGGGCGCGGAGGAGGCGTTCCTGACCGGCTCCGTCATGGGGGTCATGCCGCTGACGCGGCTCGACGGCGCGCCCATCGGCAGCGGCCGTCCGGGGCCGAAGACCGCGCTCCTACGCCGCCTGTACAGCGACCTCGTGGAGCGGGAAACGGCGCAGTAG